From Methanocella paludicola SANAE, a single genomic window includes:
- a CDS encoding presenilin family intramembrane aspartyl protease PSH, protein MEKLKAGEWAVIGGIALFIVLVQVISLLLVPPLQSYELDNVFGNPESVWNSVYYVVLLLLFTGALLLIIKFKMNWIIQVIMGIAILSTLTYVFFGLAVLLAPSLDPLIVSGAAVVLSIVLTALLVLYPEWYVIDTVGVMVAAGASALFGASLAILPTIVLLVLLAIYDYISVYKTKHMIRLAEGVMDTKMPIMFVMPRRWGYSYVHAKGITSEGGEKEAYFMGLGDAVMPTILAVSANAFLSAPRLLGFVSLPALGTMLGTLASYVVLMYIVVELKKPQAGLPFLCTGAIVGFMLGCLAAGINPF, encoded by the coding sequence CTGGAGAAGCTGAAAGCCGGCGAATGGGCAGTCATCGGGGGCATCGCGCTCTTCATCGTCCTGGTACAGGTGATATCGCTCCTGCTGGTGCCGCCGCTGCAGAGCTACGAGCTGGACAACGTCTTCGGGAACCCGGAGAGCGTGTGGAACTCCGTCTATTATGTCGTGCTGCTGTTGCTTTTCACGGGCGCGCTGCTGCTCATCATCAAGTTCAAGATGAACTGGATCATCCAGGTCATCATGGGCATCGCCATCCTGTCCACGCTGACCTACGTATTCTTCGGCCTGGCCGTGCTCCTGGCGCCTTCCCTGGACCCGCTGATCGTCTCGGGGGCGGCAGTCGTGCTGTCGATCGTGCTCACCGCGCTGCTGGTGCTGTACCCGGAGTGGTATGTCATCGACACGGTAGGCGTGATGGTGGCGGCGGGCGCGAGCGCACTGTTCGGCGCGTCCCTGGCCATATTGCCGACGATCGTCCTGCTGGTGCTTTTAGCCATATACGACTACATCTCCGTATACAAGACGAAGCACATGATCAGGCTCGCCGAGGGCGTCATGGACACGAAGATGCCCATCATGTTCGTCATGCCCCGGAGGTGGGGCTACTCGTACGTCCACGCGAAGGGCATAACGAGCGAGGGCGGGGAGAAGGAGGCGTACTTCATGGGGCTGGGGGACGCGGTCATGCCCACCATCCTCGCCGTGTCGGCCAACGCGTTCCTGAGCGCCCCCCGGCTCCTGGGGTTCGTGAGCCTGCCCGCGCTGGGCACGATGCTCGGCACGCTCGCCAGCTACGTCGTCCTGATGTACATCGTGGTGGAGCTTAAAAAGCCGCAGGCGGGGCTGCCTTTCCTGTGCACCGGGGCCATCGTGGGCTTCATGCTCGGGTGCCTGGCGGCCGGCATCAACCCGTTCTAA
- a CDS encoding metallophosphoesterase family protein has protein sequence MLMKILAISDIHGKFFRLEGIMRKSDPVDLVVVAGDLTQGGPPENAVRSISELKHFCKNVLCVAGNWDTPEVKAAIGQYAVDLEETPRIYKNTEFMGLGGSNPTGNNTPSEYTEEELEYKLDVLLSHNLPQRTVLVTHTPPQNTLDMTPHGAAGSPALRRALEKVDVVICGHIHGARGKIKDGAWVINPGYAAEGQAAVIDLDTMDIIWIDSVV, from the coding sequence ATGCTCATGAAGATCCTGGCCATCTCGGACATCCACGGCAAGTTTTTCCGGCTTGAAGGCATCATGAGGAAGAGCGACCCGGTCGACCTCGTCGTAGTTGCGGGCGACCTCACCCAGGGCGGGCCCCCGGAGAACGCGGTGCGCTCGATATCGGAGCTGAAGCACTTTTGTAAGAACGTCCTCTGCGTCGCGGGTAACTGGGACACGCCCGAAGTGAAGGCGGCCATCGGCCAGTATGCCGTGGACCTGGAGGAGACGCCCCGGATATATAAAAACACCGAGTTCATGGGCCTCGGGGGCTCGAACCCGACAGGGAACAACACGCCCAGCGAGTACACGGAGGAGGAGCTCGAGTATAAGCTGGACGTCCTCCTGAGCCACAACCTGCCCCAGCGGACCGTCCTTGTGACGCATACGCCGCCCCAGAACACGCTGGACATGACGCCCCACGGCGCCGCTGGCAGCCCCGCCCTCCGCCGCGCGCTCGAGAAGGTGGACGTCGTCATATGCGGCCACATCCACGGCGCAAGAGGAAAGATCAAGGACGGCGCCTGGGTCATCAACCCCGGCTATGCGGCCGAGGGCCAGGCGGCCGTCATCGACCTGGACACGATGGACATCATCTGGATCGACTCTGTCGTCTAA
- a CDS encoding RAD55 family ATPase, whose translation MAQHIDYVSTGVPGADTILNGGIYPGSAVLVSGPPGSGKSIFGMQFVYAGARDHGEGGLIVAIEETDRSLSEYAGSIGLEAWDSLVEKGAITMMTDDYFARTDLPGSLEGIMEVLGRTEARRMVIDPMNLFKYYFPQDVDRRRYLLKFIRILKRRGITSLIISEAMGVFPNMPLTEEMYMTDGNISLFLSRSGNNVERCFWVTKMRRQAFSMKIVPMGIGRGGIEVFPDAVPYSLGE comes from the coding sequence ATGGCGCAACACATCGATTACGTCAGCACGGGGGTGCCCGGAGCTGACACTATTTTAAACGGCGGCATCTACCCAGGGTCCGCCGTGCTCGTCTCGGGGCCGCCCGGCTCGGGAAAGTCCATATTCGGCATGCAGTTCGTTTATGCGGGGGCCAGGGACCACGGCGAGGGCGGGCTCATCGTGGCCATCGAGGAGACCGACCGGTCCCTGTCCGAGTACGCGGGCTCCATAGGGCTGGAGGCCTGGGACAGCCTGGTGGAGAAGGGCGCCATCACCATGATGACGGACGACTACTTCGCGAGGACCGACCTTCCCGGCTCGCTTGAGGGCATCATGGAGGTGCTGGGCAGGACGGAAGCGAGGCGGATGGTCATCGACCCCATGAACCTCTTCAAGTACTACTTCCCCCAGGACGTGGACCGGCGGAGGTATTTATTGAAATTCATCCGGATCCTCAAAAGGCGCGGCATCACCTCCCTGATCATTTCGGAGGCCATGGGGGTGTTCCCCAACATGCCCCTGACAGAGGAGATGTACATGACCGACGGGAACATCAGCCTCTTCCTGTCCAGGTCGGGGAACAACGTGGAGCGGTGCTTCTGGGTGACCAAGATGAGGCGCCAGGCGTTCAGCATGAAGATCGTGCCCATGGGCATCGGGCGGGGAGGCATCGAGGTGTTCCCCGACGCGGTGCCGTACTCTCTAGGGGAGTAG
- a CDS encoding phosphotransferase gives MQATLDWLAGLARQHPEVFGGHPGEMAVLEASRSSSHESRVYGSGGALVHVKFFRRTLGRTSVTYDPCREMKAEYDTLREFEKNGFASGRHRVVRTLGINESLDCALATAYVPGDTLLSIIQRTLKGGDDGELLEALGLAAGFLRKVHGLMPQSPKVDAAETFYSYMKPLFYLEEQGALDGFHRRVTKGLSRWYGHRPLFEQRGVTVHGDANPSNFKIHEGVIYGLDLERSRPGRSPLLDVGTMVAELEHHCAYVAGDAGRAKPYVERFLRAYAPSPADRKKIDELLPFYVSRGLLKIAMLGYWKHGYRRSLVEAGARRIEEGP, from the coding sequence ATGCAGGCCACGCTCGACTGGCTGGCCGGCCTGGCCAGGCAGCACCCCGAGGTGTTCGGCGGCCATCCCGGCGAGATGGCCGTGCTGGAGGCCTCCAGGTCATCGTCCCACGAGTCCCGCGTATACGGGTCGGGCGGCGCCCTGGTCCACGTGAAGTTCTTCCGCCGCACCCTGGGGCGCACCAGCGTCACCTACGACCCCTGCCGGGAGATGAAGGCCGAGTACGACACGCTCAGGGAGTTCGAGAAGAACGGGTTCGCATCGGGCCGCCACCGGGTCGTGCGCACGCTCGGCATAAATGAAAGCCTGGACTGCGCCCTGGCCACGGCCTATGTGCCCGGGGACACATTGCTTTCGATCATACAGCGGACGCTGAAGGGCGGCGACGACGGCGAGCTTCTTGAAGCCCTCGGCCTGGCGGCCGGCTTCCTGAGGAAGGTCCACGGCCTGATGCCCCAGAGCCCGAAGGTCGACGCCGCGGAGACGTTCTACTCGTACATGAAGCCTTTATTCTATCTGGAGGAGCAGGGCGCGCTGGACGGGTTCCACAGGAGAGTGACGAAGGGGCTGAGCCGCTGGTATGGCCACAGGCCCCTATTCGAGCAGAGGGGGGTGACCGTCCACGGCGATGCCAACCCCTCGAACTTCAAAATACACGAGGGGGTCATCTACGGCTTAGACCTGGAGCGCAGCCGCCCGGGCCGGAGCCCCCTCCTTGACGTGGGCACCATGGTGGCCGAGCTTGAGCACCACTGCGCCTACGTGGCCGGCGACGCGGGCAGGGCGAAGCCTTACGTCGAGCGCTTTCTGCGGGCATACGCTCCCTCCCCGGCGGACCGGAAAAAGATCGACGAGCTCCTGCCCTTCTACGTGTCCCGGGGCCTGCTCAAGATCGCCATGCTGGGATACTGGAAGCACGGCTACCGCCGCTCGCTCGTCGAGGCGGGCGCCAGGCGCATCGAGGAGGGGCCATGA
- a CDS encoding DUF2102 domain-containing protein, translating into MDETWMIFILPETGLQACRMAALAGSAGLRTKQTCFGVLAEGEAGAVRGFVGALRRDHDGIYVKRRGFSIEDTEICACTFRFEEGLPPWLARHMGQVKRYTS; encoded by the coding sequence ATGGACGAGACCTGGATGATCTTTATTTTGCCCGAGACGGGGCTGCAGGCGTGCCGGATGGCCGCCCTCGCGGGCTCCGCGGGGCTGAGGACGAAGCAGACCTGCTTCGGGGTGCTCGCCGAGGGAGAGGCGGGGGCGGTGAGGGGCTTCGTCGGCGCCCTGAGGCGGGACCACGACGGCATATACGTGAAGCGGCGGGGATTCTCCATCGAGGACACGGAGATCTGCGCCTGCACCTTTCGCTTTGAGGAGGGGCTGCCTCCCTGGCTGGCCAGGCACATGGGCCAGGTAAAGCGCTATACGTCTTGA
- a CDS encoding DNA-3-methyladenine glycosylase, protein MKEPDVLPRSFYARDTIDVAKKLLGKVLVRDTPAGRISVRIVETEAYCGPRDKACHASRGRTERNGVMFGEPGHAYVYFIYGMYHCLNFVTERDGYPAAVLVRAGEPLEGVEAMRALRRKAKKPVDLTSGPGRLCMALGIDRALNGADVCRKGPLYVEDSEDAVFEVVSSKRIGVDYAGEYRDKPWRFYIKGSPFVSVRADKN, encoded by the coding sequence ATGAAAGAGCCTGACGTTCTTCCCCGCAGCTTCTACGCCCGGGACACCATCGATGTCGCTAAAAAGCTTTTAGGGAAGGTGCTGGTCCGGGATACGCCCGCAGGCCGCATCTCAGTGCGGATCGTCGAGACGGAGGCCTATTGCGGCCCCCGCGATAAGGCCTGCCATGCCAGCAGGGGCCGGACAGAGCGCAACGGCGTGATGTTCGGCGAGCCCGGGCACGCTTACGTGTATTTTATTTATGGCATGTACCACTGCCTTAACTTTGTGACTGAGCGCGACGGCTATCCCGCGGCCGTGCTCGTCCGTGCCGGGGAGCCGCTGGAGGGCGTCGAGGCCATGCGGGCCCTGCGAAGGAAGGCCAAAAAGCCCGTCGACTTGACCTCCGGGCCCGGGAGGCTATGCATGGCCCTAGGGATCGACCGGGCGCTCAACGGCGCCGACGTATGCAGAAAGGGGCCGCTCTACGTCGAGGATAGCGAGGACGCCGTGTTCGAGGTCGTCAGCAGTAAGCGCATCGGCGTGGACTATGCCGGCGAATACAGGGATAAGCCCTGGCGTTTCTATATAAAGGGCAGCCCGTTCGTGTCGGTCAGGGCGGATAAAAATTAG
- a CDS encoding UPF0147 family protein, with amino-acid sequence MSNVEAVIKQCVDVLSRIKDDDTVPRNIRRSADSVKNILLNTKESPAVRAASSISILDEISNDPNIPLHTRTLIWNIASQLETISVDG; translated from the coding sequence ATGTCAAACGTTGAAGCCGTCATCAAGCAATGCGTGGACGTGCTGTCCAGGATAAAGGACGACGACACGGTGCCCCGCAACATCAGGCGAAGCGCGGATAGCGTGAAAAACATACTGCTCAACACGAAGGAAAGCCCCGCAGTGCGGGCCGCGAGCAGCATATCCATACTGGACGAGATCTCGAACGACCCGAACATCCCGCTCCACACCCGCACGCTCATCTGGAACATCGCGAGCCAGCTCGAGACCATTTCCGTGGACGGATAG
- a CDS encoding HAD family hydrolase has translation MITTILFDIYGTLIDISTDESDMATYNAMSKWLEYKYIYVSGDQLKWLYHEEFARRLGSEEARSRAEADIFKSIIEEFEARIGEHRELFPDADVRDVFKSIVTKFASRTPEELDHLSTDLSHLFRSATRRKMFIYPTVKPALDQMQKKYRLGIVSNAQEAFTMPELGLYELARYFETIVLSSQAGVKKPNSRIFTRALGNLGVRPSEAVMVGNDMMADMMGASKLGMRTIFVSDRPARPIKGVAPDAVVQGINLFQVLELVDAWNQKQARENI, from the coding sequence ATGATCACGACGATACTCTTCGACATCTACGGCACGCTCATCGACATCTCCACGGACGAGTCGGACATGGCGACGTACAACGCCATGTCGAAGTGGCTCGAGTACAAGTACATCTACGTCTCCGGGGATCAGCTGAAGTGGCTCTACCACGAGGAGTTCGCCCGCCGCCTGGGCTCGGAGGAGGCCCGGAGCCGGGCGGAGGCCGACATCTTCAAGAGCATCATCGAGGAGTTCGAGGCCCGCATCGGCGAGCACCGGGAGCTCTTCCCGGACGCCGACGTGCGGGACGTGTTCAAGAGCATCGTCACGAAGTTCGCCTCGAGGACCCCCGAGGAGCTCGACCACCTGTCCACGGACCTCTCCCACCTTTTCAGGTCCGCCACGCGCAGGAAGATGTTCATCTACCCCACCGTCAAGCCCGCGCTTGACCAGATGCAGAAGAAGTACCGGCTGGGCATCGTGTCCAACGCGCAGGAGGCGTTCACCATGCCCGAGCTGGGGCTCTACGAGCTGGCCCGCTACTTCGAGACGATCGTCCTGTCAAGCCAGGCCGGGGTAAAGAAGCCCAACTCCCGGATATTCACCCGTGCCCTGGGGAACCTGGGAGTGAGGCCGTCGGAGGCGGTCATGGTGGGCAACGACATGATGGCTGACATGATGGGCGCCTCTAAGCTCGGCATGCGGACCATCTTCGTCTCGGACAGGCCTGCCCGGCCCATCAAGGGGGTAGCGCCCGATGCCGTGGTCCAGGGCATCAACCTGTTCCAGGTGCTGGAGCTCGTGGACGCATGGAACCAAAAACAGGCCCGAGAAAATATATAA
- a CDS encoding gamma carbonic anhydrase family protein — protein sequence MIIQHFSKPSIDPSAFVAETAVVAGSVRLEEESSVWYGAVLRGDEATITVSKKANVQDNAVVHSDRGEDVLIGEGVTVGHGAIIHGCTVGKYSMIGMGAIILSKAQVGERCIIGAGAVVKEKDVIPDGSMVVGVPGKVIRQLTPEQMKYLEGNCEEYVRLARKYREASK from the coding sequence ATGATCATCCAGCATTTCTCAAAGCCTTCCATCGACCCCTCCGCCTTCGTCGCTGAAACGGCGGTCGTCGCGGGCAGCGTGCGCCTGGAGGAGGAGTCCAGCGTCTGGTACGGCGCCGTCCTCCGGGGAGACGAGGCCACCATCACTGTTTCTAAGAAAGCCAACGTCCAGGACAACGCCGTGGTGCACTCTGACCGGGGGGAGGACGTCCTCATCGGCGAGGGGGTCACCGTCGGCCACGGGGCCATCATCCACGGCTGCACCGTGGGCAAGTACTCCATGATCGGCATGGGCGCCATCATTTTAAGCAAAGCTCAGGTCGGCGAGCGCTGCATCATCGGCGCGGGCGCCGTGGTAAAGGAGAAGGATGTCATACCGGACGGCTCCATGGTGGTCGGCGTACCCGGCAAAGTGATCAGGCAGCTCACGCCGGAGCAGATGAAGTACCTCGAGGGCAACTGCGAGGAGTACGTGCGGCTGGCCCGTAAATACCGGGAGGCATCGAAGTGA
- a CDS encoding B12-binding domain-containing radical SAM protein has product MKVLLVYTNRYRPMAPPPVGIAYLAGPLLREGHEVRVLDLMFSSDPEGELWRALDEFRPDVAGLSIRNVDNQDMRHTQYFIDDAKKLAGIVHKAGVKTVLGGTAFTTFPAETLQYLGGDYGIAGQGEESLPRLLASLASGRLDRGIPGLVWREGGRIMANPPDLGGYRSAARWDLLHLNGYTKGFLAGSAVTKSGCPYRCAYCNVTTAFGGELRPRNVGDVVEEIKALKAQGIRIVTLTDACFNVPSGYAKEVLNAIIDSGVRVYLNTTFVPVAGHFDDELMELFKRAGGIYASLGAETFSRKMLKSYHKPFTLDDVLACAGLLGRHHIPFMVQALFGGPGEDASTLRESLDMLRHVPYAEFTYTMGIRLLPGTLLFETAKKEGLAGDASGLFRPRFYISKDLDVPWAERQIRRTMLRYSYRGLKMLPVAARCALAGVNW; this is encoded by the coding sequence ATGAAGGTCCTCCTGGTCTACACGAACCGGTATCGTCCCATGGCGCCGCCGCCCGTCGGCATCGCCTACCTGGCGGGGCCGCTGCTCCGTGAGGGCCATGAGGTAAGGGTCCTCGACCTCATGTTCTCGAGCGACCCGGAGGGCGAGCTATGGCGGGCCTTAGACGAGTTCCGGCCTGACGTCGCGGGCCTGTCTATCAGGAACGTGGACAACCAGGACATGCGCCACACGCAATATTTTATCGATGATGCAAAGAAGCTGGCCGGCATCGTCCATAAGGCCGGAGTAAAGACGGTGCTCGGGGGCACGGCGTTCACCACCTTCCCGGCCGAGACCCTCCAGTACCTGGGCGGGGACTACGGCATCGCGGGCCAGGGAGAGGAAAGCCTGCCCAGGCTCCTGGCGTCGCTGGCATCGGGGAGGCTGGACCGGGGGATACCGGGGCTCGTGTGGAGGGAGGGCGGGCGCATCATGGCGAACCCGCCCGACCTTGGAGGATACCGCTCTGCCGCCCGGTGGGACCTGTTGCACCTAAACGGATATACGAAGGGCTTCCTGGCAGGCAGCGCGGTCACCAAGTCGGGATGCCCCTACCGCTGCGCATACTGCAACGTGACCACGGCGTTCGGCGGGGAGCTCAGGCCCCGGAACGTGGGCGACGTCGTGGAGGAGATCAAGGCGCTAAAGGCGCAGGGGATCCGCATCGTCACGCTCACGGATGCCTGCTTTAACGTTCCCTCGGGCTACGCTAAAGAAGTATTGAACGCCATCATCGATTCCGGCGTCAGGGTCTACCTCAACACTACGTTCGTCCCCGTGGCCGGCCACTTCGACGACGAGCTCATGGAGCTTTTCAAGAGGGCCGGGGGCATCTACGCCTCGCTGGGCGCCGAGACGTTCTCGAGGAAGATGCTCAAGAGCTACCATAAGCCGTTCACGCTGGACGACGTGCTGGCCTGCGCCGGGCTCCTGGGCCGCCACCATATTCCTTTCATGGTTCAGGCCCTGTTCGGCGGCCCTGGGGAGGACGCCTCCACCCTCAGGGAGTCCCTCGATATGCTCCGGCACGTCCCCTACGCCGAGTTCACCTACACCATGGGCATACGTCTGCTGCCCGGCACGCTGCTCTTCGAGACGGCGAAAAAGGAGGGCCTGGCCGGGGACGCTTCCGGGCTGTTCAGGCCCAGGTTCTACATATCGAAGGACCTCGACGTGCCGTGGGCCGAGCGCCAGATACGGAGGACGATGCTGCGGTACTCGTACAGGGGCCTGAAGATGCTTCCCGTGGCGGCCCGGTGCGCCCTGGCGGGCGTCAACTGGTAA
- a CDS encoding phosphopantetheine adenylyltransferase, producing the protein MKVAIGGTFQPLHDGHKALLRKAYELSKNVDIGVTSDEMAHKGRVRPVRPYRERVEALRDWIKQEIGVEAHIFRIDDPYGPTLNEDYDYIVVSAETYPMALKINAKRKELGKKPIEVYRVECILAEDGRPISATRVVMGEIDVHGNLLRRRK; encoded by the coding sequence GTGAAGGTGGCCATCGGCGGGACGTTCCAGCCCCTCCACGACGGTCACAAGGCCCTGCTCCGTAAGGCGTACGAGCTGAGCAAGAACGTGGACATCGGCGTCACCTCCGACGAGATGGCGCATAAGGGCCGGGTCAGGCCGGTGAGGCCGTACCGGGAGCGTGTCGAAGCCCTGAGGGACTGGATAAAGCAGGAGATCGGCGTGGAGGCGCACATTTTCAGAATAGACGACCCTTACGGGCCGACGCTGAACGAGGACTACGATTATATCGTGGTCTCGGCGGAGACGTACCCCATGGCACTAAAGATTAACGCGAAACGGAAGGAGCTTGGGAAAAAGCCTATCGAGGTCTACCGGGTCGAGTGCATCCTGGCCGAGGACGGCCGGCCGATCTCCGCCACCAGGGTCGTCATGGGCGAGATCGACGTGCATGGCAACCTGCTGAGGAGGCGGAAATGA
- a CDS encoding VOC family protein has product MIERLTHVTVLVRDSDEALKFYTEKLGFEKVEDSKMPTGDRWLTVRPKGGDVQIVLQQPGAATFGEEGAKEMLRRVGQGTTWAFKVDDCQGTCDELVKKGVKILSSPQDFGFAVEAIFADLYGNAYILMQPPAGPK; this is encoded by the coding sequence ATGATCGAGAGGCTCACGCACGTGACCGTGCTTGTCAGGGACAGCGACGAGGCGCTGAAGTTCTACACGGAGAAGCTGGGGTTCGAGAAGGTCGAGGACTCAAAGATGCCCACGGGGGACCGGTGGCTGACCGTCAGGCCGAAGGGAGGCGACGTGCAGATCGTGCTCCAGCAGCCCGGCGCGGCCACGTTCGGGGAGGAGGGCGCGAAGGAGATGCTCAGGCGGGTCGGCCAGGGCACCACCTGGGCGTTCAAGGTGGACGACTGCCAGGGGACGTGCGACGAGCTCGTGAAGAAGGGCGTGAAGATACTCAGCTCCCCTCAGGACTTCGGGTTCGCCGTCGAGGCGATCTTCGCCGACCTCTACGGGAATGCCTACATCCTCATGCAGCCCCCTGCAGGCCCAAAATAG
- the lysS gene encoding lysine--tRNA ligase: MTYRVFWADSIADEVVERYGKGEVVVKCAASPSGGKHIGNINDILRGYFISESLKSLGVKTRHVHTSDDRDPLRKIPERMPDREGRWKVLSEKELKELGKYVGIPYVHVPDPFGCCKSWAEHFNNVWLEGVEALGVHVEDYSNDALYAAGKFEPPMRTILSDIPLAREVISRFQMNTPADYIPFNPICENCGRITAKATGVNLDDWTVDYVCESKSLAGEFEVPGCGHQGTTSLNNGKLPWRFEWPSQWQIFDVKMEPFGKDHYEGSWPSGQEISKVILKRQPPVYTVYEFFLINGAKMSTRHGNVFITQDMLDIMEPETFLYFYSLNPMKQKNLDVKNINFIVDAFDRFERIYYDEVETPDPEEKELAKRVYPMLPIDHRKVRIPYTFAAMVSVSKNDEHIIRTLKKTGHLPQDATKQQEQDALTRVYKAGTWARRYGPEEYNIEIKEKLEVPADMDAAEKDALSELASYIEAKHTEEETQYEIFEMAKRRGVKPGKLFKTAYTLLLGKPRGPKLGPFLLALDADFVAKRLRLEA, encoded by the coding sequence ATGACGTACAGGGTATTCTGGGCCGATTCGATCGCGGACGAGGTCGTCGAGCGGTACGGCAAGGGCGAGGTCGTGGTCAAGTGCGCCGCGTCCCCGTCGGGCGGCAAGCACATAGGCAACATCAACGACATCCTTCGCGGTTACTTCATCAGCGAATCGTTAAAAAGCCTTGGCGTAAAGACGAGGCACGTCCACACGAGCGACGACCGGGACCCGCTGCGGAAGATCCCGGAGCGCATGCCGGACCGGGAGGGCCGCTGGAAGGTCCTGTCGGAAAAAGAATTAAAAGAGCTGGGCAAGTACGTCGGCATTCCTTACGTTCATGTCCCCGACCCCTTCGGCTGCTGCAAGTCGTGGGCCGAGCACTTCAACAACGTCTGGCTGGAAGGCGTGGAGGCGCTGGGAGTCCACGTAGAGGACTACAGCAATGACGCCCTTTATGCGGCGGGCAAGTTCGAGCCGCCGATGCGGACGATCCTTTCGGACATCCCCCTCGCCAGGGAAGTGATCTCGAGGTTCCAGATGAACACCCCGGCCGACTACATTCCATTTAACCCCATTTGCGAGAACTGCGGCCGCATCACCGCGAAGGCCACCGGGGTCAACCTGGACGACTGGACCGTGGACTACGTGTGCGAGTCAAAGTCCCTCGCCGGCGAGTTCGAGGTGCCGGGCTGCGGCCACCAGGGCACGACCTCCCTTAACAACGGCAAACTGCCCTGGCGGTTCGAGTGGCCGTCCCAGTGGCAGATCTTCGACGTCAAGATGGAGCCCTTCGGGAAGGACCACTACGAGGGCTCATGGCCGTCCGGGCAGGAGATATCGAAAGTGATACTCAAGAGACAGCCGCCCGTGTATACGGTCTACGAGTTCTTCCTGATCAACGGCGCCAAGATGTCCACCCGGCACGGCAACGTGTTCATCACCCAGGACATGCTGGACATCATGGAGCCAGAGACGTTCCTGTACTTCTACTCGCTCAATCCCATGAAGCAGAAGAACCTGGACGTCAAGAACATCAACTTCATCGTCGACGCGTTCGACCGGTTCGAGCGCATCTATTACGACGAGGTGGAGACCCCCGACCCCGAGGAGAAGGAGCTCGCGAAGCGGGTGTACCCCATGCTCCCCATCGACCACCGGAAGGTGCGCATCCCATACACGTTCGCCGCCATGGTGAGCGTCTCGAAGAACGACGAGCACATCATCCGCACGCTCAAGAAGACGGGCCACCTGCCACAGGACGCCACGAAGCAGCAGGAGCAGGACGCCCTGACCAGGGTATACAAGGCCGGCACATGGGCGCGCAGGTACGGCCCCGAGGAGTACAACATCGAGATCAAGGAGAAGCTCGAGGTGCCCGCCGACATGGACGCCGCCGAGAAGGACGCGCTGTCGGAGCTCGCCTCGTACATCGAGGCGAAGCACACCGAGGAGGAGACGCAGTACGAGATCTTCGAGATGGCCAAGCGCCGTGGCGTCAAGCCCGGCAAGCTGTTCAAGACCGCTTACACGCTTCTCCTGGGCAAGCCCCGTGGCCCGAAGCTGGGGCCGTTTTTACTGGCGCTGGACGCGGACTTCGTGGCAAAGAGGCTTCGCCTGGAGGCATGA
- the yjjX gene encoding inosine/xanthosine triphosphatase, which translates to MKIAVGSRNPVKVKAVENIFSRLYGIVEVEGVAAHSGVPAQPFGEETVTGAINRAKGAFAPQKFDYGVGIEAGLFKVGDIMIDIQYCAIYDGSWLTLGCGSGFEYPSIVLDEVTSGKEVGDVMSAVSGIENLGEKEGAIGFLSRGMLTRMRLTEQSVFMALIPRLNPQLYGH; encoded by the coding sequence ATGAAGATCGCGGTGGGCTCCAGGAACCCGGTGAAGGTGAAGGCCGTGGAGAATATCTTCTCCAGGCTGTACGGCATCGTCGAGGTCGAGGGCGTTGCTGCCCATTCGGGCGTCCCCGCCCAGCCCTTCGGCGAGGAGACTGTCACGGGCGCCATCAACAGGGCGAAGGGCGCATTCGCCCCTCAGAAGTTCGACTACGGCGTGGGCATCGAGGCGGGGCTGTTCAAGGTCGGCGACATCATGATCGACATCCAGTACTGCGCCATCTACGACGGCTCGTGGCTGACGCTGGGGTGCGGGAGCGGCTTCGAGTACCCGTCCATCGTCCTTGACGAGGTGACCTCGGGCAAGGAGGTCGGGGACGTGATGAGCGCCGTGTCGGGCATCGAGAACCTGGGAGAAAAGGAGGGCGCCATCGGGTTCCTGTCCCGTGGCATGCTGACCCGGATGAGGCTGACGGAGCAGAGCGTGTTCATGGCCCTCATCCCGAGGCTGAACCCTCAGCTGTACGGGCACTAA